One Methylobacterium oryzae DNA window includes the following coding sequences:
- a CDS encoding DsbA family oxidoreductase — MRDLSGPQSRPPDQGDAMTLPIDLYTEVTCPWCIIGHHRLDKVLAERFPELDVDIRQHPVLLLPDAPAEGLHIPDLLRSRYGVTDPKVSSARPEAEARASGLDLDLSRQAWTYRTQAAHGLILAARERGTQHRLAVAITGAHFLEAKNISDADILADIAVAYGFERQEARALAFDPAQHRRVEQEAARSAAAGVRSVPHFVFGGRFAVSGGRSEEEIALAIQQATGGATTNH; from the coding sequence ATGCGTGATCTGAGTGGTCCCCAGTCCCGTCCGCCCGATCAGGGTGATGCCATGACGCTGCCAATCGACCTTTACACCGAGGTCACTTGTCCCTGGTGCATCATCGGACACCATCGTCTCGACAAGGTCCTGGCGGAGCGTTTCCCCGAGCTCGACGTAGACATCCGTCAGCATCCGGTCCTCCTGCTTCCCGATGCGCCCGCGGAGGGCCTGCACATTCCCGACCTTCTCCGCTCGCGCTATGGCGTGACCGACCCGAAGGTGTCGTCCGCCCGGCCCGAGGCGGAGGCGCGGGCGTCCGGCCTCGACCTAGACCTGAGCCGCCAAGCCTGGACCTACAGGACGCAGGCGGCGCACGGGCTGATCCTCGCGGCGCGGGAACGCGGTACGCAGCACCGGCTCGCAGTCGCGATTACCGGTGCCCATTTCCTCGAAGCCAAGAACATCTCGGACGCCGATATCCTCGCCGATATCGCCGTGGCCTACGGGTTCGAGCGTCAGGAAGCCCGCGCGCTGGCGTTCGATCCCGCGCAGCACCGACGCGTCGAGCAGGAGGCGGCCCGGTCGGCAGCCGCCGGGGTCAGGTCGGTCCCTCACTTTGTCTTCGGAGGCCGCTTCGCCGTTAGCGGGGGACGCAGTGAGGAGGAGATAGCCTTGGCCATCCAACAGGCCACGGGTGGGGCTACGACCAACCATTAG
- a CDS encoding cupin domain-containing protein, with protein sequence MALDTARVAETRLCANSSSSLSPTGGGRSMTKRLRTIATGFAALIASTGAGLAQDHGTHGAVALPDAASATYQPGPPNLPKGTQISMVSGDPSKPGPFVLRVKFPANTVIAPHTHSEAETLTILSGSIYHEHGTTIDKARGKELRAGGFVFLPKDMPHSLWTSEQPVELQVNGFGPFGLNYINPADDPSKSVQ encoded by the coding sequence ATGGCCCTCGACACCGCCAGGGTGGCCGAGACTCGATTGTGCGCTAACTCGTCGTCGAGCCTGTCGCCAACGGGCGGGGGACGATCCATGACCAAACGCCTTCGGACCATCGCCACCGGTTTCGCGGCCTTGATCGCCAGCACGGGCGCGGGCCTCGCGCAGGACCATGGGACGCACGGCGCGGTTGCGCTGCCGGATGCCGCGAGCGCGACCTACCAACCGGGACCGCCGAACCTACCGAAGGGCACGCAGATCAGCATGGTCTCAGGCGATCCGAGCAAGCCCGGCCCCTTTGTCCTGCGGGTGAAGTTTCCCGCCAACACGGTCATCGCGCCCCATACTCATTCCGAAGCCGAGACGCTGACGATCCTCTCGGGCTCGATCTATCACGAGCACGGCACGACCATCGACAAGGCGAGAGGCAAGGAGCTGCGCGCGGGCGGGTTCGTGTTCCTGCCCAAGGACATGCCGCATTCGCTCTGGACCAGCGAGCAGCCGGTAGAGCTTCAGGTGAATGGCTTTGGGCCCTTCGGGCTGAACTACATCAATCCCGCTGACGACCCGAGCAAGTCGGTTCAGTAG
- a CDS encoding FMN-dependent NADH-azoreductase yields MASILLVTSSPRGADSLSTRFATEIAEGLMVRTGGTLSIRDLAAAPLPHIGQAYIQGRVAPPEERTPEQAEAVRLAQELVDEVKAADSIVLGSGMINFGPPSQLKAWFDHITWPGVTFGYGEGGRPRGFLTGKKVYLVAAAGGVFSEGEWAPFDFQTGYLHHLLGFIGLTDVELVRVEGTVFGPEAARAAIDVTTGRVRSVLETLHA; encoded by the coding sequence ATGGCCTCCATACTCCTTGTCACGTCGAGCCCCCGTGGCGCCGATAGCCTCTCCACCCGCTTCGCGACCGAGATCGCCGAAGGCTTGATGGTTCGCACAGGCGGCACCCTCTCGATCCGCGATCTCGCGGCCGCCCCGCTGCCGCATATCGGACAGGCCTACATCCAAGGCCGCGTCGCGCCCCCCGAGGAGCGCACGCCCGAGCAGGCCGAGGCGGTCCGCCTTGCCCAGGAGCTTGTCGATGAGGTGAAGGCCGCCGACTCGATCGTCCTGGGCTCTGGCATGATCAATTTCGGCCCGCCGTCGCAGCTCAAGGCCTGGTTCGATCACATCACTTGGCCGGGCGTGACCTTCGGTTACGGCGAAGGCGGCAGGCCGCGAGGCTTCCTGACCGGCAAGAAGGTCTATCTCGTTGCCGCCGCAGGCGGCGTCTTCTCCGAAGGCGAATGGGCCCCTTTCGATTTCCAGACCGGATATCTGCACCACCTGCTGGGCTTTATCGGACTGACCGACGTCGAACTCGTCCGGGTGGAAGGCACCGTCTTCGGGCCGGAGGCGGCTCGGGCCGCCATCGACGTCACCACAGGCCGGGTCCGCTCGGTCCTGGAAACGCTGCATGCGTGA
- a CDS encoding HD-GYP domain-containing protein has protein sequence MLLISDDLSRSGRLARDLGSTRHCSIHDLYAEVEPAVVPDLIIGDVAQLTSDAIVRFKRLLKPVRAAGAPFLFLIHGNAARAEAQARLLSADDTLSATSAIELMRETIEQLQDQGGSAIATELAAAARLFFVQTFFSGRAVTPELASTGAELVMRAVQQCGIRDWISAVRRFDEATQQHCLIVAGLSAAFAIELGLHDFDSSRLTKAALVHDVGKTKIPLSILNKPGRLTEPEMTVMRMHAAIGYEMLVDSGFSQEVLQVVRSHHEMLDGSGYPDGLRAPEIPDLVRLVTICDIYGALIERRPYRPAMTGREAYSIVQSMTGRLDADLVNAFRPVIIAFDPDGA, from the coding sequence GTGTTGTTGATCTCCGACGATCTGTCCCGGTCCGGGCGCCTCGCCCGCGACCTCGGTTCGACACGACACTGCTCGATCCACGACCTCTACGCCGAAGTGGAACCGGCAGTTGTGCCCGACCTGATCATAGGCGACGTGGCACAGCTCACCTCGGACGCGATCGTGCGCTTCAAACGGCTTCTGAAGCCGGTACGCGCAGCGGGCGCGCCGTTCCTGTTCCTGATCCACGGCAACGCCGCTCGTGCCGAGGCACAGGCGCGGCTGCTCAGTGCCGACGATACTCTCTCAGCCACATCGGCGATCGAGCTGATGCGAGAGACGATCGAGCAGCTTCAGGATCAGGGTGGCTCTGCTATCGCGACGGAGCTGGCGGCCGCAGCACGGCTCTTCTTCGTTCAGACCTTCTTCTCCGGCCGGGCGGTCACGCCGGAGCTAGCGAGCACCGGCGCCGAACTGGTCATGCGCGCGGTACAGCAATGCGGCATCCGCGATTGGATCAGCGCCGTACGGCGCTTCGACGAGGCAACGCAGCAGCACTGCCTGATCGTCGCCGGCCTCTCTGCCGCGTTCGCGATCGAGTTGGGGCTCCATGATTTTGACAGCTCCAGGCTGACAAAGGCGGCTCTGGTGCACGATGTCGGGAAGACGAAGATTCCCCTGTCGATCCTCAACAAGCCGGGTCGACTGACCGAGCCGGAGATGACGGTGATGCGCATGCACGCGGCCATCGGCTACGAGATGTTGGTGGACAGCGGCTTCTCGCAGGAGGTGTTGCAGGTCGTGCGGTCGCATCACGAGATGCTCGACGGCTCAGGCTACCCGGACGGCCTGAGGGCGCCGGAGATCCCCGACCTGGTGCGGCTGGTGACGATCTGCGACATCTACGGTGCGCTCATCGAGCGGCGCCCGTACCGGCCGGCGATGACGGGTCGAGAGGCTTACAGCATCGTGCAATCGATGACCGGCCGGTTAGACGCCGATCTCGTCAACGCGTTCCGCCCGGTGATAATTGCCTTCGATCCGGACGGCGCCTAG
- a CDS encoding LysR family transcriptional regulator: MYALHLVGLIRRPRISLVQVMQELPNQISLDELAAFVAVAEAGSFAMAAEALGRDASVLSRRVSQVEQRLGVRLLSRTTRRVALTEVGATYCRRVQALLEELASASREASDHAASPQGLVRVSLPLTFGRQWVSPLLPGFLARHPLIRLDLRFTDRFVDLVAEGIDVSIRVAAGKPRDSSLTTRKIATYRNLLVASPGYLAERGNPATPADLAGHACLGFTGYAAWPDWPLTKGGRRQTVRPDCTLVADHSEVLLAAAVEGAGITFTADWLAGPALRDGSLVAVLPGWGGREDGGVYAVMPPGRLVPAKTRLFVDEVASAIKAGWVR, encoded by the coding sequence ATGTACGCCTTGCACCTGGTCGGATTAATCCGGCGTCCTCGCATTTCACTCGTGCAGGTCATGCAGGAATTGCCGAATCAAATCAGCTTGGACGAGTTGGCTGCCTTCGTAGCGGTCGCTGAGGCGGGCAGCTTCGCCATGGCCGCGGAGGCGCTCGGCCGGGACGCCTCAGTGTTGTCGCGGCGCGTTAGCCAAGTCGAGCAACGCCTCGGGGTCCGCCTGCTGTCGCGCACCACGCGGCGCGTGGCGCTCACGGAGGTCGGCGCGACCTACTGTAGGCGCGTCCAGGCGCTGCTTGAGGAGCTGGCGAGCGCGAGCCGGGAGGCCAGCGACCATGCTGCCAGCCCGCAGGGACTCGTACGGGTCTCCCTGCCGCTGACCTTCGGACGCCAGTGGGTCTCGCCACTGCTGCCCGGCTTCCTCGCACGTCACCCCCTGATCCGACTGGACCTGCGGTTCACCGACCGCTTCGTCGACCTCGTCGCCGAAGGCATCGACGTCTCAATCCGGGTCGCGGCGGGCAAGCCGCGCGACAGCAGCCTGACCACTCGCAAGATCGCGACCTACCGGAACCTGCTGGTGGCCTCGCCGGGCTACCTGGCCGAGCGGGGCAACCCGGCTACGCCCGCCGACCTCGCCGGCCATGCCTGCCTGGGCTTCACCGGCTACGCCGCCTGGCCCGACTGGCCGCTGACGAAGGGCGGCCGGCGACAGACGGTGCGCCCCGACTGCACGCTCGTCGCGGACCACTCGGAGGTCTTGCTGGCCGCGGCGGTCGAGGGCGCCGGCATCACCTTCACGGCCGACTGGCTGGCTGGACCGGCCCTGCGCGATGGCAGTCTGGTCGCGGTGCTGCCGGGTTGGGGCGGACGCGAGGACGGCGGCGTCTACGCTGTGATGCCTCCGGGCCGCTTGGTGCCTGCGAAGACGCGCCTGTTCGTCGATGAAGTCGCCTCAGCCATCAAGGCGGGGTGGGTGCGCTGA
- a CDS encoding catalase family protein, whose translation MTFLRYAPDVETPAPDEQKSIDGIIQGMTQQSQVVEKREHHAVRASHAKSSACVVGDLVVPENLPPELAQGLFAKPGTYKMAVRFAQGPGETLGDRVSTHRGMSIKVFGVPGEKLPGHDVDTQDFVLATGTTFPSGTAAGFLRDGTVIGKSTGLPEGVKSVVAATARNLNRVLHAFGTESAMADFLGHPYSHPLADSYFSQAPMRFGDYVAKIGAVPASPAQRNLAEWRLDPHWDEDGFRHAAAAFFRDNEVVYELKAQLWADSERQPIEDASVDWPVAISSYRTVATLRLPQQDAYSPKRVHYFDEVMTFRPAHSLTAHQPLGSVMRARLQVYRALSDFRHRENGVTAENTASPESIPA comes from the coding sequence ATGACATTCCTTCGCTACGCCCCCGACGTCGAGACGCCCGCTCCGGACGAGCAGAAGTCCATCGACGGCATCATCCAGGGGATGACGCAGCAGTCGCAGGTGGTGGAGAAGCGCGAGCACCACGCGGTACGCGCGAGCCACGCCAAGAGCTCCGCCTGCGTCGTCGGGGATCTGGTCGTTCCGGAGAACCTGCCCCCGGAACTCGCGCAGGGCCTGTTCGCCAAGCCTGGAACGTACAAGATGGCCGTGCGCTTCGCGCAGGGCCCAGGCGAGACCCTCGGTGACCGGGTGTCCACGCACCGCGGCATGTCGATCAAGGTCTTCGGGGTGCCGGGCGAGAAGCTGCCTGGGCACGACGTCGACACCCAGGACTTCGTGCTGGCCACCGGTACGACCTTCCCGTCGGGCACGGCGGCGGGCTTCCTGCGCGACGGCACGGTCATCGGGAAATCGACGGGCCTGCCGGAGGGCGTGAAGAGCGTCGTCGCGGCCACGGCGCGCAACCTCAACCGGGTTCTGCACGCGTTCGGCACGGAGAGCGCCATGGCCGATTTCCTCGGCCATCCCTACAGCCACCCGCTCGCCGACAGCTACTTCAGTCAGGCCCCGATGCGGTTCGGCGACTACGTCGCCAAGATCGGGGCGGTCCCGGCTTCGCCCGCCCAACGTAACCTCGCCGAATGGCGCCTTGATCCACACTGGGACGAGGACGGTTTCCGTCACGCGGCCGCGGCCTTCTTCCGCGACAACGAGGTGGTCTACGAGTTAAAGGCGCAGCTTTGGGCGGATTCCGAGCGCCAGCCCATCGAGGATGCCTCGGTCGACTGGCCGGTCGCGATCAGCTCGTACCGCACGGTGGCGACGCTCCGCCTGCCCCAGCAGGATGCCTACTCCCCTAAGCGGGTTCACTACTTCGACGAGGTGATGACCTTCCGCCCCGCGCACAGCCTCACGGCGCACCAGCCGCTCGGTTCGGTGATGCGGGCGCGGCTTCAGGTCTACCGGGCGCTGAGCGATTTCCGCCACCGGGAGAACGGCGTCACCGCCGAGAACACCGCATCGCCGGAGAGCATTCCGGCCTGA
- a CDS encoding winged helix-turn-helix transcriptional regulator, with amino-acid sequence MTLSDIDFPTPGEGDDCRVVREILDLVADKWSLYVIATLKDGPVRFNELRRRIDGISQRMLTITLRGLERDGLVKRTLFATIPPRVDYELTDMGRTLFAPVMALVTWANTNQGSIQRARVRYDEGQGARAGQPAQ; translated from the coding sequence ATGACACTTAGTGACATCGATTTTCCTACCCCCGGCGAAGGTGACGATTGCCGGGTGGTGCGCGAAATCCTCGATCTCGTCGCCGACAAATGGAGCCTGTATGTCATCGCCACGCTCAAGGATGGACCAGTTCGGTTCAATGAGCTGCGGCGTCGGATCGACGGGATCTCGCAACGGATGCTGACGATCACCTTGCGCGGACTGGAACGCGACGGCTTGGTCAAACGGACACTATTCGCGACTATTCCGCCGCGCGTCGATTATGAGTTGACGGATATGGGGCGGACCCTGTTCGCTCCAGTTATGGCTCTCGTAACTTGGGCGAACACCAACCAGGGCAGCATCCAACGCGCCCGGGTCCGATATGATGAAGGCCAGGGCGCGCGTGCGGGACAGCCCGCACAGTAG
- a CDS encoding PAS domain-containing protein, whose product MFGIGGARRDISFTFDALDRSQAVIEFEPDGTIITANANFLTMMGYALPDIRGQRHALFVEAAHRETPAYHAFWDALRQGTHQVAEFKRIAQGGRYVWVQASYNPVLDRSGRVVKVVKVASDVTAQKLQMLDYAGQIAALHRSQAVIAFDPTGTIL is encoded by the coding sequence ATGTTCGGTATTGGGGGCGCACGTAGGGATATTTCATTCACATTCGACGCCCTCGACCGGTCTCAGGCCGTCATCGAGTTCGAGCCGGACGGCACCATCATCACGGCCAACGCCAATTTCCTGACGATGATGGGCTACGCCCTGCCCGACATCCGGGGCCAGCGCCACGCCCTGTTCGTGGAGGCGGCGCATCGGGAGACACCCGCGTACCACGCCTTCTGGGACGCCCTGCGGCAGGGCACCCATCAGGTCGCCGAGTTCAAGCGGATCGCCCAGGGCGGCCGGTACGTCTGGGTCCAGGCGAGCTACAACCCGGTGCTCGACCGCTCCGGCCGCGTCGTGAAGGTGGTCAAAGTCGCGTCCGACGTCACGGCGCAGAAGCTGCAGATGCTCGACTATGCCGGTCAGATCGCGGCGCTGCACCGGTCGCAGGCGGTGATCGCCTTCGATCCGACCGGCACGATCCTGTAG
- a CDS encoding HWE histidine kinase domain-containing protein, protein MIEPVKSPVAVAGLDAEDARLAALHRYQILDTPREPGFDEIAALASAVCGTPIAVVNLIGEGRQFFKAEVGLGVRETPLDSSFCACAILEEEFLLVPDATRDTRFACNPLVAGEPHLKFYAGALLKTAEGHAIGTVCVLDYEPRDLTAVQQQTLRVLAHQVMTQLELRRALRERREEAAFMRSVLASSADCIKVLDLDTRLTFMSEGGKRVMEVGDFNAIRGCPWPDFWQGQGNADAKAAVVAAKAGGVGRFQGGASTMAGNPRWWDVQVTPILDAQGVPEKLLSVSRDITVQKDAERAATASEDRWRSLFTSMHEGFFSAEILRDDEGHAVDVRFLEVNPAFEIQSSLPANQTVGRTIREVIPTIPQWLIDIYAGVVDTGEPATFEVAVPALNRTFEAHGHKEADQRLAVMFIDITERKQAEERRNALIELGDRLRHVTAKADVAPVAADILARTLGLSHVGYGDVDHVRDTVTIADDHVAEGVDRLNGVYPFRSYGSYVDDLKAGRAVFIADATDDPRTAGGSDALAAVGVRSIANIPLMEHGQFVTLFFALKAEPHAWTAEEQAFLRNVADRTRAAIGRLEAEEQQRVLNEELSHRMKNMLAMVLSIATQTLKTVPDREPVEAFEQRIHALSAAHDVLLQQEWTAAPLDAVASAVLRTFAQTTRLKVSGPQVSLGPRATLSVSLLLHELATNATKYGALSNDEGHVGVSWRVDGDSDEGDLVLDWEESGGPPVKEPARRGFGSRLIRLGLVGTGDVDLRYQPTGFRAEMRAPLAQIHQS, encoded by the coding sequence ATGATTGAACCAGTAAAGTCGCCCGTGGCTGTCGCTGGCCTCGACGCCGAGGACGCCCGCTTGGCGGCCCTTCACCGCTACCAGATCCTCGACACGCCGCGTGAACCGGGGTTCGACGAGATCGCCGCACTCGCTTCGGCGGTCTGCGGCACGCCCATCGCGGTCGTGAACCTGATCGGCGAGGGCCGCCAGTTCTTCAAGGCGGAAGTCGGCCTCGGCGTGCGCGAGACGCCGCTCGACAGCTCGTTCTGCGCCTGCGCGATCCTGGAAGAGGAGTTCCTCCTCGTCCCGGACGCCACCCGCGACACGCGCTTCGCGTGCAATCCGCTGGTCGCCGGCGAGCCCCATCTGAAGTTCTACGCCGGGGCGCTCCTGAAGACCGCCGAGGGCCATGCCATCGGCACCGTTTGCGTGCTCGACTACGAGCCGCGCGATCTCACCGCCGTCCAGCAGCAGACCCTGCGCGTCCTCGCGCATCAGGTGATGACGCAGCTCGAACTGCGGCGCGCCCTCAGGGAGAGGCGTGAGGAGGCCGCGTTCATGCGCAGCGTGCTCGCCTCGTCCGCCGACTGCATCAAGGTCCTCGACCTGGATACGCGCCTCACGTTCATGAGCGAGGGTGGCAAGCGCGTGATGGAGGTCGGCGACTTCAACGCCATCCGCGGCTGCCCTTGGCCGGACTTCTGGCAGGGCCAGGGCAACGCGGACGCCAAGGCTGCCGTCGTGGCGGCCAAGGCAGGAGGCGTCGGCCGCTTCCAGGGCGGGGCTAGCACCATGGCCGGTAACCCGCGCTGGTGGGATGTCCAGGTCACGCCGATCCTCGACGCGCAAGGCGTCCCCGAGAAGCTGCTCTCGGTCTCACGGGACATCACGGTCCAGAAGGATGCCGAGCGCGCCGCCACGGCGAGCGAGGACCGCTGGCGGAGTCTGTTCACCAGCATGCACGAGGGGTTCTTCTCCGCCGAGATCCTGCGGGACGACGAGGGTCACGCGGTCGATGTGCGCTTCCTGGAGGTCAATCCCGCCTTCGAGATCCAGTCGAGCCTACCGGCGAACCAAACCGTGGGCAGGACCATCCGCGAAGTGATCCCGACCATCCCGCAATGGCTGATCGACATCTACGCGGGCGTGGTCGACACCGGCGAGCCCGCGACGTTCGAGGTCGCCGTGCCCGCCCTGAACCGCACCTTCGAGGCACACGGCCATAAGGAGGCGGATCAGCGCCTCGCCGTGATGTTCATCGACATCACCGAGCGCAAGCAAGCCGAGGAACGCCGCAACGCCCTGATCGAACTCGGCGACCGGCTGCGCCACGTCACCGCCAAGGCGGATGTCGCGCCGGTCGCGGCGGACATCCTGGCGCGGACGCTAGGGCTCAGCCACGTGGGGTACGGCGATGTCGACCATGTGCGCGACACCGTCACCATCGCCGACGACCACGTCGCGGAGGGCGTCGATCGCCTGAACGGCGTGTACCCTTTCCGGAGCTACGGGTCTTACGTCGACGACCTCAAGGCGGGCCGGGCCGTGTTCATCGCCGACGCGACGGACGATCCGCGCACGGCCGGCGGCAGCGACGCCCTGGCAGCCGTCGGCGTCCGGTCCATCGCCAATATCCCGCTGATGGAGCACGGGCAGTTCGTCACCCTTTTCTTCGCCTTGAAGGCCGAACCGCACGCTTGGACGGCTGAGGAGCAGGCTTTCCTGCGCAACGTCGCCGACCGCACCCGGGCCGCCATCGGTCGCCTGGAGGCGGAGGAGCAGCAGAGAGTGCTCAACGAGGAACTGAGCCACCGCATGAAGAACATGCTGGCCATGGTCCTCTCCATCGCGACCCAGACCCTGAAGACGGTGCCCGACCGAGAACCAGTCGAGGCGTTCGAGCAGCGCATCCACGCGCTCTCGGCGGCGCACGACGTCCTGCTGCAGCAGGAATGGACGGCGGCCCCCCTGGACGCGGTCGCCAGCGCGGTTCTGCGCACCTTCGCCCAAACCACACGGCTCAAGGTTTCTGGGCCGCAGGTCTCGCTTGGGCCGCGCGCGACCCTATCTGTCTCTCTTCTGCTGCACGAACTCGCGACTAACGCGACGAAGTACGGGGCTCTCTCCAACGACGAGGGCCACGTCGGGGTCAGTTGGCGCGTCGATGGCGATAGCGATGAAGGTGACCTAGTGCTCGACTGGGAGGAGAGCGGTGGGCCGCCCGTTAAGGAACCCGCCAGACGCGGCTTCGGCTCGCGACTGATCCGTCTCGGATTGGTCGGAACGGGCGACGTCGACCTACGCTACCAGCCCACCGGTTTCCGGGCCGAGATGCGCGCGCCGCTCGCGCAGATCCATCAGTCCTAG
- a CDS encoding putative bifunctional diguanylate cyclase/phosphodiesterase: MSHPDLRLVEAVDSPGDEALLRHANTSISVRDNAVASHAELGNNAGIAFPGMVATEQSLLFEAALQNMIQGLCMFDAQGRLVVSNRRYRDIFGIPQDMILTGMTQRDICASLVARGLYSPGLSLEEIERSTQDALQSIEPAPITRELTNGRTLAINYRVMNGGGWVSTFEDITEQRRSAERIAYLAHHDALTDLANIRSMRQGYRDLVEARDDEQPLLAMFYIDLDRFKFVNDTYGHAAGDELLQEVAARLRRNTRRGDVVARLGGDEFALVQRVSVDAAATSTAQRLVNVLSEPFDLACGRVHTGASIGLAIRAVQDLDMDPLLHDADLALRHSKTEGRGIVSVFEASMSEAFEARRQIEADLQAALTAEQFELHYQTLVDARDGHVACVEALVRWCHPTRGLLPPLSFIPLAEESGLILPLGRWILKRACLDALAWPETVDVAVNVSSVQMRQKGFGAEVLALLAETGLAPARLEIEITETALLEESEATRDNLAALNGAGIRIAMDDFGTGYSSLSYLRRFPIDKIKIDRSFMSEAETSPDARAIIRAVAGLGVSLGITTVVEGIETAQQLELARAEGVGQVQGYLLSRPQPHAALSRTGLPKHVW, from the coding sequence GTGTCCCATCCCGATCTGAGGCTTGTCGAGGCTGTTGATAGTCCGGGAGATGAGGCGCTCCTACGACATGCAAACACGTCGATTTCTGTTCGGGACAACGCCGTAGCTTCGCATGCAGAGCTCGGCAATAATGCCGGCATCGCCTTCCCAGGCATGGTCGCGACTGAACAGAGTCTTCTGTTCGAAGCCGCTTTGCAGAACATGATCCAGGGCCTGTGCATGTTCGATGCGCAGGGCCGCCTCGTCGTGTCGAACAGGCGCTATCGCGACATCTTCGGCATCCCGCAGGACATGATCCTCACGGGCATGACCCAGCGCGATATCTGTGCCTCTTTGGTTGCGCGGGGCCTCTACTCGCCGGGACTCAGTCTCGAGGAGATCGAGCGCAGCACTCAGGACGCGCTGCAATCGATCGAGCCCGCGCCGATCACGCGCGAACTCACCAACGGACGCACGTTGGCGATCAACTATCGCGTCATGAACGGCGGCGGCTGGGTCTCGACCTTCGAGGATATCACCGAGCAGCGGCGGAGCGCGGAGCGCATCGCCTACTTGGCCCACCACGACGCCCTGACCGACCTTGCCAACATCCGGTCGATGCGCCAGGGCTACCGCGACCTGGTCGAGGCGCGGGACGACGAACAGCCGCTGCTGGCGATGTTCTACATCGACCTCGACCGCTTCAAATTCGTCAACGACACCTACGGGCACGCGGCCGGCGACGAGCTCCTGCAGGAGGTCGCCGCGCGGCTGCGGAGGAACACGCGGCGGGGCGACGTCGTGGCCCGCCTCGGCGGCGACGAGTTCGCGCTCGTGCAGCGCGTGAGTGTCGATGCCGCTGCGACATCGACCGCCCAGCGCCTCGTCAACGTCCTGTCGGAGCCGTTCGATCTCGCGTGCGGCCGCGTCCATACCGGCGCCAGCATCGGCCTCGCGATCCGCGCGGTCCAGGACCTGGACATGGACCCGCTGCTGCATGATGCCGACCTCGCCCTGCGCCATTCGAAGACCGAGGGGCGCGGCATCGTCAGCGTCTTCGAAGCCAGCATGTCGGAGGCCTTCGAGGCGCGTCGGCAGATCGAAGCCGACCTCCAGGCCGCGCTGACGGCGGAGCAGTTCGAGTTGCACTACCAGACCCTCGTCGATGCCCGAGACGGACACGTCGCCTGCGTCGAGGCGCTGGTGCGCTGGTGCCATCCGACACGCGGCCTGCTCCCACCGCTGTCCTTCATTCCCCTGGCGGAGGAATCCGGCCTCATCCTGCCCCTCGGCCGCTGGATCCTGAAGCGGGCCTGCCTGGATGCCTTGGCGTGGCCCGAGACCGTCGATGTCGCCGTCAACGTCTCCAGCGTCCAGATGCGTCAGAAGGGTTTCGGCGCGGAGGTGCTTGCGTTGTTGGCGGAGACCGGCCTGGCCCCCGCGCGGTTGGAGATCGAGATCACCGAGACCGCGCTGCTGGAGGAGAGCGAGGCGACCCGGGACAATCTCGCCGCGCTCAACGGCGCCGGCATCCGGATCGCCATGGACGATTTCGGCACCGGCTACTCGTCTCTGAGCTACCTGCGCCGGTTCCCGATCGACAAGATCAAGATCGACCGCTCGTTCATGAGCGAGGCCGAGACAAGCCCCGACGCGCGCGCCATCATCCGGGCCGTGGCCGGCCTGGGCGTCAGCCTGGGCATCACCACGGTGGTCGAGGGCATCGAGACGGCGCAGCAGCTGGAACTCGCCCGGGCCGAGGGCGTCGGGCAGGTCCAGGGCTACCTCCTGAGCCGGCCGCAGCCGCACGCGGCGCTGTCGAGAACAGGTCTTCCGAAGCACGTCTGGTGA
- a CDS encoding response regulator, translating into MPAASAVILVVEDEPLQRMMAVDLVEMAGFDVVEARSADEAVRILENRLDIRVVFTDIDMPGGVDGMKLAAMIRDRWPPIELIIISGKHRPTPEDLPVRGVFFSKPYKRDEVTRALRQFAA; encoded by the coding sequence ATGCCAGCGGCCTCCGCCGTGATCCTCGTGGTCGAGGACGAGCCCCTTCAGCGCATGATGGCGGTCGATCTCGTCGAGATGGCGGGGTTCGACGTGGTCGAGGCTCGCAGCGCCGACGAGGCGGTGCGCATCCTGGAGAACCGCCTCGACATCCGGGTGGTGTTCACGGACATCGACATGCCCGGCGGCGTCGACGGGATGAAGCTCGCGGCCATGATCCGTGACCGCTGGCCGCCCATCGAACTAATCATCATCTCGGGTAAGCACCGTCCCACGCCCGAGGATCTCCCGGTGCGCGGCGTGTTCTTCTCCAAGCCGTACAAGCGGGACGAGGTGACCCGGGCGCTGCGGCAGTTCGCGGCCTGA